The window CACCGGATGGCTGCACACGCTGGTCGATTACGGCCCGCTGCTGGTCTTCCTCGGCGTCTACAAATTCTCCCAGCCGCCCGCTGATTCCACCTTTGGCGAGATCGCTGCGGTCATCTACGGCACGGTGGCCTTCATGGTCGCTGCCGTGGTCGCGCTGGTCTTCAGCAAATGGAAATTCGGCAAGGTCAGCCCGATGCTGATCCTCTCGACCACACTGATCGTCGGTTTCGGCGCGCTGACCATCTGGCTGCGCGACGAACGCTTCATCCAGTTCAAGCCGACTGCAATCTACGTCCTGTTCGGCGTCGTGCTGATCATCGGCTGGCTGCGCGACAGGGCGTGGCTGCAGGTCCTGCTCGGTGCCGCCTTCGAGGGTGTGACGCATGACGGCTGGCTCAAGCTTTCGCGCAACTGGGGCATCTTCTTCTTCGCACTCGCCGCGCTCAACGAAGTG of the Qipengyuania gaetbuli genome contains:
- a CDS encoding inner membrane-spanning protein YciB, whose amino-acid sequence is MMAETSEKKPTGWLHTLVDYGPLLVFLGVYKFSQPPADSTFGEIAAVIYGTVAFMVAAVVALVFSKWKFGKVSPMLILSTTLIVGFGALTIWLRDERFIQFKPTAIYVLFGVVLIIGWLRDRAWLQVLLGAAFEGVTHDGWLKLSRNWGIFFFALAALNEVLVRTMSFEGWLWAKLWVFLPLSFLFTFTQIPMLLRHGLSFEDTDEVMQDEPPTG